A genomic window from Verrucomicrobiota bacterium includes:
- a CDS encoding HEPN domain-containing protein: protein MPRKTDSNNPADWLWIAESYLEALRLICERQVGYQLCRSKLAEVLEKMIKAELIRNGWSLEKTHDLEKLLDHLKAQASDLVGVAEPLCDALGELYFIDRYPGFDLEDPDWPTLRQQIESVSRLLFVIQSRLPSAGS, encoded by the coding sequence TTGCCACGGAAAACTGACTCCAACAATCCAGCGGACTGGCTCTGGATCGCCGAATCGTATCTCGAAGCCTTGCGCCTGATTTGTGAGCGACAGGTCGGTTACCAATTGTGTCGAAGCAAGTTGGCAGAGGTCCTGGAAAAGATGATCAAGGCGGAACTCATCCGAAACGGCTGGAGTCTCGAAAAAACTCACGATCTCGAAAAGCTTCTGGATCATCTCAAAGCCCAAGCCTCCGATCTGGTGGGGGTTGCTGAGCCTTTGTGCGATGCCTTGGGAGAACTGTATTTTATCGACCGCTATCCCGGCTTCGACCTGGAGGATCCGGATTGGCCGACGCTGCGGCAACAAATCGAGAGCGTCTCGCGGCTGCTTTTTGTGATCCAATCTCGGTTGCCTTCCGCGGGGAGCTAG
- a CDS encoding nucleotidyltransferase domain-containing protein: MNRVTPLQAVYLFGSHARGEARPDSDVDLCLVADGAEQQLQTARGFRRAIREIHSKPAFTLIPITPARLAEKRFRHDHFFHSVLSEGILLATEN; the protein is encoded by the coding sequence ATGAATCGCGTGACGCCGCTGCAGGCTGTGTACCTCTTTGGCTCCCACGCGCGAGGCGAAGCGCGACCAGACAGCGACGTGGATTTGTGTTTGGTTGCCGATGGAGCTGAGCAGCAGTTGCAAACTGCGCGAGGCTTCCGGCGCGCGATCCGCGAAATCCACTCAAAGCCTGCCTTTACGCTTATCCCCATCACGCCTGCTCGCCTGGCCGAGAAACGTTTCCGCCACGATCACTTCTTTCACTCGGTCTTAAGCGAAGGAATCCTCCTTGCCACGGAAAACTGA
- a CDS encoding MFS transporter, protein MASRHLASVSRWLRKVPGKLSSRSCTAENYDFRLGSTSLVWTSSGGPAITRRCSPFRVVMGIRIASLDTLLLWTRQLMHPRLVPRLSVFMFVQYLIWGSWYVAMSSYLLGTLNFTGAQTGLAYSAFAIGAMISPFLTGLLADRWFATEKMIAVFNLLGAALLFLLSKLTTFGAFFPVLIAYCVLYVPTLSLGNSLAFHHLENPDKEFPRVKIWSAFGWIVAGLIISRLNAERSPLQFVVAAIISLALGLYSFTLPHTPPKNVGQKVSAGQMLGLEALALFRRPSFAIFVLCTFLICIPLYFYFVMMITYLGQLGWTNPAAKMTLAQVSDMVFLALLPWFLRKLGYKKTLLLGMLAWLTRYVLMAYGNIPGALGTAMLYGAIILHGICYDFLFITGQMYVDDQANERIRGAAQGLIAFVLWGVGAFVGTNLAGRVMDAHKLPLALGAITHDWRGIWVIPAALAAGVIVLFAAAFREGRKAISRNGSDY, encoded by the coding sequence ATGGCTTCCAGGCACCTCGCAAGCGTGTCTCGCTGGCTGCGCAAGGTTCCGGGCAAGTTGTCCAGCAGGAGCTGCACGGCTGAAAATTATGATTTCCGCCTTGGTTCGACAAGCCTTGTGTGGACTTCGTCGGGCGGGCCTGCAATCACTCGGAGATGCAGCCCGTTTCGTGTCGTCATGGGGATTCGCATTGCCAGCCTGGACACGCTTCTGTTATGGACACGCCAACTCATGCACCCGCGCCTCGTTCCCCGTTTGTCCGTTTTCATGTTTGTCCAATATTTGATCTGGGGATCCTGGTATGTGGCCATGAGCAGTTATTTGCTCGGCACGCTCAACTTCACTGGCGCTCAGACGGGGCTGGCTTACAGCGCGTTCGCCATTGGCGCCATGATTTCGCCGTTCCTCACGGGGTTGCTCGCCGACCGCTGGTTTGCCACGGAGAAGATGATTGCCGTGTTCAACCTGCTCGGCGCCGCGCTGCTCTTCCTCCTCTCGAAACTCACAACGTTCGGCGCGTTTTTCCCCGTGCTGATCGCCTACTGCGTGCTCTACGTCCCGACGCTGTCTCTCGGCAATTCCCTCGCGTTCCACCATCTGGAGAATCCCGATAAAGAATTCCCGCGCGTAAAAATCTGGTCGGCGTTCGGCTGGATCGTCGCCGGCCTGATCATCAGCCGGTTGAACGCCGAGAGAAGCCCGCTGCAATTCGTCGTCGCGGCAATCATCTCGCTCGCGTTAGGACTTTACTCGTTTACTTTGCCGCACACGCCGCCTAAGAACGTCGGCCAGAAAGTCAGCGCAGGACAAATGCTCGGCCTGGAAGCGCTGGCGTTGTTCCGGCGTCCTTCTTTCGCCATCTTCGTTCTCTGCACGTTTCTCATCTGCATCCCGCTCTATTTCTATTTCGTGATGATGATCACTTATCTCGGCCAGCTTGGCTGGACGAATCCGGCGGCGAAGATGACGCTGGCGCAGGTGTCGGACATGGTTTTCCTGGCGCTGTTGCCTTGGTTCCTGCGCAAGCTCGGCTACAAGAAAACGCTTCTGCTCGGCATGCTCGCCTGGCTGACGCGTTACGTGCTCATGGCTTATGGAAATATCCCCGGCGCGCTCGGCACGGCGATGCTCTACGGCGCGATCATCCTCCACGGCATTTGCTACGACTTCCTGTTCATCACCGGGCAAATGTATGTCGATGACCAGGCCAACGAACGGATTCGCGGCGCGGCGCAAGGGTTGATCGCGTTTGTGCTCTGGGGCGTCGGCGCGTTCGTAGGCACGAACCTGGCGGGTCGCGTGATGGACGCGCACAAACTGCCGCTCGCGCTTGGCGCGATCACACACGACTGGCGCGGCATCTGGGTGATCCCGGCGGCGCTGGCTGCGGGCGTGATCGTTCTCTTCGCGGCGGCCTTTCGGGAGGGGCGGAAGGCCATCTCTCGGAACGGCAGTGATTACTGA
- a CDS encoding iron-containing alcohol dehydrogenase, with translation MSSSLTTFSFPTPTLFGAGALQELPARLAQTGLRRPLVVTDDGLLKTDAFQSLVSTLGANEQGRQWFLYSGVHPNPIENDVREAADAFQRHACDGIIAIGGGSPLDVGKAARVLVKRPGFNLAKFYEESDWSGLAPFIAIPTTAGTGSEVGRSSVITLDATKRKAVIFHPQLLARLVILDPELTRGLPPKLTAATGADALTHCIESFTCPAFHPMCDGIALEGVRLIVEALPRAYRDGDNLDARGKMLVAAAMGAVAFQKDLGVVHSMAHPLSTLCGMHHGLANALCLVAGMKFCAARWHGLYRRVGIACGMDLMKVPGVEADRLTIEFIAEFLAGLGLNTKLREHSVKPEQLEALVAQAFDDPCHKTNAVAVTKEDFRQLYLDVL, from the coding sequence ATGTCTTCCTCCCTGACTACGTTCTCATTCCCCACCCCTACCCTGTTCGGCGCAGGCGCGTTGCAGGAATTGCCAGCACGGCTCGCACAAACCGGTCTTCGCCGTCCCCTCGTCGTCACCGACGACGGATTGCTGAAGACCGATGCGTTCCAATCGCTGGTTTCGACGTTGGGCGCAAATGAGCAAGGGCGCCAGTGGTTCCTTTACTCCGGCGTTCACCCGAATCCGATCGAGAACGATGTCCGCGAAGCCGCGGACGCTTTTCAGCGCCACGCCTGCGACGGCATCATCGCCATTGGCGGAGGCAGCCCGCTGGACGTGGGCAAAGCCGCGCGCGTCCTGGTCAAGCGCCCCGGGTTCAATCTCGCTAAGTTCTACGAGGAAAGCGACTGGTCTGGCCTGGCGCCGTTCATCGCCATTCCCACGACGGCCGGGACTGGGAGCGAAGTCGGCCGGAGCTCGGTCATCACGCTCGACGCCACCAAACGCAAGGCCGTGATTTTCCATCCCCAACTGCTGGCGCGGCTGGTGATCCTCGATCCGGAATTGACGCGTGGCTTGCCTCCCAAGTTGACGGCCGCCACCGGCGCCGACGCGCTCACGCACTGCATCGAAAGTTTTACGTGTCCGGCCTTTCATCCGATGTGCGACGGCATCGCGCTGGAAGGCGTCCGGCTCATTGTCGAGGCGCTGCCGCGCGCGTATCGCGATGGCGATAATCTGGATGCGCGCGGCAAAATGCTCGTCGCGGCGGCGATGGGCGCGGTCGCGTTTCAGAAGGACCTCGGTGTGGTCCATTCGATGGCGCATCCGCTCTCGACGCTTTGCGGGATGCACCACGGATTGGCCAACGCGCTGTGCCTGGTGGCGGGGATGAAGTTCTGCGCGGCGCGCTGGCACGGCCTTTACCGCCGCGTCGGCATTGCTTGCGGAATGGATCTGATGAAAGTGCCGGGCGTAGAAGCCGACCGGCTCACGATCGAATTCATCGCTGAATTTCTGGCGGGCCTTGGCTTGAACACGAAATTGCGCGAGCACAGCGTGAAACCGGAGCAACTCGAGGCCCTCGTCGCCCAGGCATTCGATGACCCTTGCCACAAAACCAACGCTGTAGCAGTGACGAAGGAAGATTTCAGACAGCTTTATCTGGATGTTTTGTGA